Proteins from a genomic interval of Candidatus Taylorbacteria bacterium:
- the mscL gene encoding large conductance mechanosensitive channel protein MscL, translated as MFKEFKEFAVKGSAMDLAVGIIIGSAFNKIVSSLVTDILMPPVGLILHRVDFSNLYINLGGVKYESLKMAQDAGAPTLNFGLFINNLLAFLITAFAVFLIVKQVNRMKRKEEKEVKQDTFKCPFCDSDISLKATRCPHCTSALG; from the coding sequence ATCTTCAAGGAATTCAAAGAATTTGCGGTTAAAGGTAGTGCCATGGATCTTGCCGTAGGCATTATCATAGGTTCAGCGTTCAATAAAATTGTTTCGTCTCTTGTGACTGACATTCTGATGCCCCCGGTGGGCCTCATTCTGCATAGGGTTGATTTTTCCAACCTATATATTAATCTAGGGGGGGTGAAGTACGAGAGTTTGAAAATGGCGCAAGATGCCGGGGCTCCAACATTAAATTTTGGTCTTTTTATAAACAACCTTTTGGCATTCCTTATCACTGCTTTCGCGGTGTTTCTTATCGTGAAGCAGGTTAATCGAATGAAAAGGAAAGAGGAGAAAGAGGTCAAACAAGATACTTTCAAGTGTCCTTTTTGCGACAGTGATATTTCTCTTAAAGCGACTCGGTGTCCCCATTGCACATCAGCTTTGGGATAG
- a CDS encoding sigma-70 family RNA polymerase sigma factor, with the protein MVHNLDKNDEFLRVYDELSDALFRRFYFKLSDRERATDLVQETFTKAWQYIREGKEVRNLKSFLYTIANHMIIDEYRKKKSVSLDALSESGFDPGEESQYKKMMLDIELGTVLQSIEKLPPKYHEVITMRYVDGLTPGKIAEITGETENVISVRLNRAIKKIQELLHIDLDE; encoded by the coding sequence ATGGTACATAATTTAGATAAAAATGACGAGTTTTTAAGGGTTTATGACGAGTTAAGCGACGCTTTATTTCGACGTTTTTATTTTAAACTGTCGGACAGAGAACGGGCTACGGACCTCGTTCAAGAGACTTTTACCAAAGCTTGGCAGTACATTCGCGAGGGTAAAGAAGTCAGAAATTTGAAGTCTTTTCTCTATACCATTGCCAATCACATGATTATCGATGAGTATCGGAAAAAGAAGTCCGTTTCGCTTGACGCCCTGTCAGAGTCGGGGTTTGATCCTGGCGAAGAATCGCAATACAAGAAAATGATGCTAGACATCGAGCTGGGGACGGTGCTTCAGAGTATCGAAAAGCTTCCGCCGAAATATCACGAGGTTATAACGATGCGATATGTTGATGGGCTTACTCCGGGAAAGATAGCCGAAATTACCGGCGAGACCGAAAATGTCATTTCGGTCAGGCTGAACAGGGCTATCAAAAAGATTCAGGAATTGTTGCATATCGATTTGGACGAGTAA
- a CDS encoding bifunctional 5,10-methylenetetrahydrofolate dehydrogenase/5,10-methenyltetrahydrofolate cyclohydrolase, with product MHILDGKKLRDDMKERLKKEIGGLKKKPALLIIQIGDRPESNSYIESKKKFGKAIGVGVIHEKFDEKVTEEEIIRKIGEANADKEISGIIVQLPIPKSLDREKIMNEIAPEKDVDGLGAVNVGRLWEGRSDAFVPATTKGILTLLEKNGILLSGKHVLVIGRSSLVGKPTVFLCLSKDATVTIAHSKTKDLEKYTKSADVLIVATGHPKLIGVSHVLPRHVIVDVGINPQSKAKEKDSSMALQDEILGSTLVGDVDFENVKNIVQAISPVPGGVGPMTVASLFENVVTAYRRQA from the coding sequence ATGCATATTCTTGATGGAAAAAAACTTCGAGACGATATGAAAGAGAGACTCAAAAAAGAGATTGGAGGCTTAAAGAAGAAGCCCGCACTTCTCATTATCCAGATTGGGGACAGACCGGAATCAAATTCATATATTGAATCGAAGAAAAAGTTCGGGAAAGCTATCGGCGTTGGCGTCATTCATGAAAAATTTGATGAGAAAGTTACTGAGGAAGAAATTATCCGAAAAATTGGAGAAGCAAATGCCGACAAGGAGATTTCCGGTATCATTGTTCAGCTTCCCATTCCTAAATCGCTTGACCGAGAAAAAATAATGAACGAGATAGCGCCGGAGAAGGACGTTGACGGGTTGGGTGCAGTGAATGTAGGGAGGCTTTGGGAAGGGAGGAGTGACGCATTTGTTCCAGCGACAACCAAGGGAATTCTCACTCTTTTAGAAAAAAACGGAATTTTACTTTCCGGAAAGCATGTTTTGGTAATTGGCAGGTCTTCCCTTGTTGGGAAGCCGACTGTATTTCTCTGTCTCTCGAAAGACGCTACGGTCACGATAGCTCACAGTAAAACAAAGGATTTAGAAAAATACACAAAGTCCGCGGATGTTCTTATTGTCGCGACGGGTCATCCGAAGCTTATCGGCGTGTCTCATGTCCTGCCCCGACATGTCATCGTTGATGTTGGGATCAATCCGCAATCAAAAGCGAAAGAGAAAGATAGTAGTATGGCTCTTCAGGATGAAATTCTGGGGAGCACATTGGTGGGAGACGTTGATTTCGAAAACGTGAAAAATATTGTTCAGGCCATTTCTCCCGTGCCCGGTGGCGTCGGTCCTATGACCGTTGCGTCGCTCTTTGAAAATGTTGTGACAGCGTATCGACGGCAGGCATAG
- a CDS encoding SIMPL domain-containing protein (The SIMPL domain is named for its presence in mouse protein SIMPL (signalling molecule that associates with mouse pelle-like kinase). Bacterial member BP26, from Brucella, was shown to assemble into a channel-like structure, while YggE from E. coli has been associated with resistance to oxidative stress.): protein MDNQTNESGWSGMYSGNAKWLFISVAAFLSLFLLAKALHEFRQFGNEGRTVYPSNTISVTGEGKANATPNIASFSFSVIEEGATVPEAQKLATDKGNKAISFLKSNGIEDKDIKTTGYSINPNYEFERFPCNTISCPPEKKTLKGYEVSQSVNVKVRKTEDAGKILSGIGSLSVQNVSGLQFTLDDEDALKTEARIAAIGNAQTKVDELSKALHVKVVRVVSFTEGSQPIPYYAKAQMANDERSTMSAPAPAIPSGENTITSSVTITYEIK from the coding sequence ATGGACAATCAAACAAACGAAAGCGGATGGAGCGGAATGTATAGCGGAAATGCCAAGTGGCTCTTTATTTCGGTCGCTGCTTTTCTCTCGCTATTCCTATTGGCGAAAGCTCTGCATGAGTTCAGACAATTTGGAAATGAAGGGAGAACCGTTTACCCTTCAAATACTATTTCGGTGACAGGAGAAGGTAAAGCCAATGCGACTCCGAACATTGCATCGTTCAGCTTCTCTGTCATTGAAGAGGGAGCAACAGTTCCCGAAGCGCAGAAGCTGGCCACGGACAAAGGCAATAAAGCTATAAGTTTTCTCAAGTCAAATGGTATCGAGGATAAAGACATAAAAACTACCGGATATTCAATTAATCCGAATTACGAGTTTGAGCGATTTCCTTGTAATACTATTTCCTGCCCTCCCGAAAAAAAGACTCTAAAAGGATATGAAGTGAGTCAAAGCGTGAACGTGAAAGTTAGAAAAACGGAAGATGCGGGCAAAATCCTTTCCGGAATCGGATCTCTCTCGGTTCAAAACGTCAGCGGTCTTCAGTTTACTTTGGACGACGAGGATGCTCTTAAAACTGAAGCTCGCATAGCTGCGATTGGGAATGCCCAAACGAAAGTAGACGAGCTTTCAAAAGCTCTTCATGTGAAAGTGGTTCGAGTTGTGAGTTTCACTGAAGGAAGTCAGCCAATACCTTATTACGCGAAAGCGCAAATGGCTAACGATGAACGGTCAACCATGTCTGCTCCTGCGCCGGCGATACCCTCGGGCGAAAATACGATAACATCAAGCGTAACAATTACCTACGAGATAAAGTAA
- a CDS encoding DUF1761 domain-containing protein, with translation MIALNWFAIIVAAIINMALGFFWYSQILFGKKWMTLMGVKEVDMKKGMSSNDMWKNYGLTFVGAVITAFVLSLFAYYKSADTLLEGALLGALLWIGLVIPTSLSGVLFEKKPVNLYFINMGFYLVSLIVMGGIVAVW, from the coding sequence ATGATAGCTCTTAACTGGTTTGCGATAATCGTTGCGGCAATTATTAACATGGCACTTGGATTTTTTTGGTACTCCCAGATACTTTTCGGAAAAAAATGGATGACACTCATGGGAGTAAAGGAAGTAGACATGAAAAAGGGGATGAGCAGTAATGACATGTGGAAGAACTACGGCTTAACTTTTGTGGGCGCAGTTATCACCGCTTTTGTTCTTTCCCTTTTTGCCTATTACAAGTCTGCTGACACCCTTCTCGAGGGGGCGCTTCTCGGAGCTTTGCTTTGGATTGGATTAGTCATTCCCACGAGCTTAAGTGGAGTTCTCTTTGAGAAAAAACCCGTAAATCTCTACTTCATCAATATGGGATTTTATTTGGTGAGTCTCATTGTTATGGGAGGCATTGTTGCAGTCTGGTGA
- a CDS encoding DUF5667 domain-containing protein — protein MIKEKLEQLHTEITLHSKSFGGERKQGIRENIRSFMEAYPISLDREGAVASPFSSDIVTSHNRFRLSFLGRMRVMTGILIVALTLGGSVSYAAQDSVPGDSLYGVKTNVNENLRSLLTFSSKQEASLHLEFAEERIKETEKLLARGAIEPKIAEELNVNFKKQAEAVDAKIEELASENKHEDALEISSKFESSLKAHESVLGELNDKNASTTNATSTVGTLLGSVENQIDSTEEARATAEKRIKTDAIIEKETAQAKMQLAKDAISEVSTLIEQLEESKLIEKSNNEAETRLKKAQRSYSSGRGRYLRESFSYSYVLFEQANQEAEQAKTYLTTIVSLDTLNKEATDSSVATSTPSMATTTEAIATSTEALINATSTTATTTDSSSNEATTSSKVSI, from the coding sequence ATGATTAAAGAAAAATTAGAACAACTTCACACAGAAATCACTCTTCACTCGAAGTCATTTGGAGGTGAACGAAAACAGGGGATACGGGAGAATATCCGTTCCTTTATGGAGGCGTATCCCATTTCTTTGGATAGAGAGGGAGCGGTTGCTTCGCCTTTTTCCTCGGATATAGTTACTTCTCACAATCGCTTCAGACTTTCTTTTTTAGGAAGGATGAGGGTCATGACCGGAATTCTCATAGTAGCTCTAACTTTGGGAGGTAGTGTTTCCTATGCGGCTCAAGATTCAGTGCCGGGGGATTCTCTCTATGGGGTGAAGACAAATGTGAACGAAAACTTGAGGTCTCTTCTCACATTCTCATCGAAGCAGGAGGCATCGCTCCATCTCGAATTTGCAGAGGAGAGAATAAAAGAAACAGAGAAATTGCTTGCGCGGGGTGCCATTGAACCGAAAATTGCCGAAGAACTTAATGTTAATTTTAAAAAGCAGGCAGAAGCTGTCGATGCAAAAATAGAAGAACTTGCATCAGAGAACAAACACGAAGACGCTCTTGAAATCAGTTCCAAATTTGAGTCTTCTCTCAAAGCTCATGAGTCTGTCTTGGGCGAGCTTAATGACAAGAATGCCTCAACCACGAATGCCACGAGCACGGTGGGCACGCTTCTGGGCTCTGTCGAGAATCAAATTGACTCTACCGAAGAGGCCCGGGCGACTGCGGAAAAAAGAATTAAAACTGACGCGATTATTGAAAAAGAAACGGCGCAGGCAAAAATGCAGTTAGCGAAAGATGCGATCAGTGAAGTATCCACCTTGATTGAACAATTGGAAGAATCGAAACTTATCGAAAAATCGAACAATGAAGCTGAAACGAGATTGAAAAAAGCACAGCGATCTTATTCTTCCGGCAGAGGTAGATACTTAAGAGAAAGCTTCAGCTACTCCTATGTTCTTTTTGAACAAGCCAACCAGGAGGCGGAACAGGCAAAAACATATCTCACAACGATTGTGTCTCTCGACACGTTGAACAAAGAGGCAACCGACAGTTCGGTTGCCACATCGACGCCATCTATGGCCACAACAACTGAAGCGATTGCGACCTCGACGGAGGCGCTGATAAACGCCACATCGACTACCGCGACCACGACAGATTCGTCTTCAAATGAAGCTACGACCTCTTCGAAGGTGAGTATTTAA